From the Paenibacillus sp. FSL H8-0548 genome, one window contains:
- a CDS encoding DNA polymerase IV — MSREKVIMLADCQSFYASVEKMEHPEYKDLPLVVAGDPERRSGIILAACPIAKEYGVTTAERIGDALAKCPNLIIVKPRMQLYIDISMVITRIYESYTDLVEPYSIDEQFLDVTGSLHLYGSPEEMAHLIQKRVQLETGIYTRFGIAANKILAKTACDNYAKKNESGKFTLSPANIAETLWTLPIDKMFMVGSRMTRHFNAMGLDTIGKLAATPLEKFKLMMRRKMGKQSDISAELYWRIANGLDDSPVTPGTHQVAPKTVGHMMTLPRDYRKLDEIKVVLLELAELVCQRCRGKGYMGYVVTVGLMGADYDNSSGFNRQMKMDDPSNVTNQVYRAAVQLVSKHWEGHPVRKVGVSLSKLLPDDQYQTSLFDLDREKNMALEKATDALKRKYGDTIILRAASVSPAGQALHRAEKIGGHYK; from the coding sequence ATGTCTCGTGAAAAAGTAATCATGCTTGCGGATTGTCAGTCTTTTTATGCATCAGTCGAGAAAATGGAACACCCTGAGTATAAAGATTTGCCGCTAGTCGTTGCGGGCGACCCAGAAAGGCGATCCGGTATTATTTTAGCTGCGTGTCCTATCGCTAAAGAATACGGCGTAACGACCGCAGAGAGGATTGGAGACGCTCTAGCCAAATGCCCAAACTTAATTATCGTTAAACCGAGGATGCAACTTTATATTGATATCTCTATGGTGATAACACGTATTTACGAGTCCTACACTGATCTAGTAGAACCATATTCAATTGATGAGCAGTTTTTGGATGTAACCGGATCTTTACATCTCTACGGATCGCCAGAGGAGATGGCTCATCTCATACAAAAACGAGTTCAGCTTGAAACGGGAATCTACACAAGGTTTGGGATTGCTGCGAACAAGATATTGGCAAAGACCGCATGTGACAATTATGCTAAAAAAAATGAATCTGGCAAGTTTACACTATCGCCGGCCAATATCGCGGAGACACTTTGGACATTGCCGATCGATAAGATGTTTATGGTCGGAAGCCGCATGACACGTCATTTTAACGCGATGGGCTTGGATACGATTGGCAAGCTAGCTGCAACGCCACTCGAGAAGTTTAAACTTATGATGCGGCGTAAAATGGGCAAACAATCCGATATAAGCGCTGAATTGTATTGGCGTATTGCTAATGGACTCGACGATAGTCCGGTGACGCCAGGCACACATCAAGTAGCTCCTAAAACTGTTGGGCACATGATGACACTTCCGCGTGATTATCGAAAGCTGGATGAAATAAAAGTAGTGCTCCTTGAATTGGCAGAGCTCGTGTGCCAGCGCTGCCGAGGAAAAGGGTATATGGGGTATGTGGTAACAGTCGGCTTGATGGGAGCAGACTATGATAATTCATCCGGTTTCAATCGACAAATGAAGATGGATGATCCTTCAAACGTTACAAATCAGGTTTATCGAGCTGCGGTTCAATTAGTGTCGAAACACTGGGAAGGTCATCCGGTTAGGAAAGTTGGTGTTAGTTTATCAAAACTATTGCCAGACGATCAGTATCAAACGTCATTGTTTGATCTCGATCGCGAAAAAAATATGGCGCTCGAGAAAGCGACCGATGCCCTAAAGCGTAAGTACGGGGACACCATTATTTTAAGGGCTGCATCCGTGTCTCCTGCGGGGCAAGCGCTGCACCGTGCTGAGAAGATCGGAGGTCATTACAAGTGA
- a CDS encoding STAS-like domain-containing protein, giving the protein MVVVVQDIVQGCHTNQDGDVVYNEIYQTIIDGQTVTVSFKGVSSVTSSFLNSAFIPLLDRSDLDHVKRNLKFVDSNKSINEMIIRRFKQEEDTIRA; this is encoded by the coding sequence ATGGTAGTGGTCGTACAAGATATTGTCCAAGGATGCCATACAAATCAAGATGGTGATGTTGTTTATAATGAGATTTATCAAACAATAATTGATGGCCAGACTGTAACTGTATCATTTAAGGGTGTTAGCTCAGTAACCTCTTCATTTTTAAATTCTGCTTTTATCCCTCTGTTGGATCGTTCGGATCTTGATCACGTTAAAAGAAATTTAAAGTTTGTAGACTCAAACAAATCCATTAACGAAATGATAATAAGACGTTTTAAACAAGAAGAAGATACGATCCGTGCTTGA
- a CDS encoding N-acetylmuramoyl-L-alanine amidase produces MSELIALCDGHGMETAGKRTPMFSDGTFMRENEFNRAVVALLDVHLKRCGFRTLIVAPTDIDTPLRTRTSLANNAKADLYISVHANAVGAVGWNTVRGIETFHFPGSVKGKKAAEIIHRHLIAGSPMPNRGVKEADFQVLRETVMPAVLIECEFMTNLEGAKLLLSTAYRSECAEELARGICELYDRQFISVVEPVKIPIKIEEVKSKMKPEDANKIISFLSASYAIAQDKASRDENRRLANVLRTASGQPTQ; encoded by the coding sequence ATGTCTGAGTTAATAGCATTATGTGATGGACACGGCATGGAGACGGCGGGGAAGCGGACGCCGATGTTTTCTGACGGAACATTCATGCGCGAAAACGAATTCAACCGTGCAGTTGTCGCTCTGCTCGATGTACATTTAAAACGCTGCGGCTTCCGCACGCTGATAGTTGCACCAACGGACATTGATACGCCTCTCCGCACGCGAACATCCCTCGCTAATAACGCCAAGGCGGATTTATATATTAGTGTTCATGCAAACGCAGTAGGGGCTGTTGGTTGGAATACAGTACGCGGAATTGAGACGTTTCATTTTCCAGGTAGTGTAAAAGGCAAGAAGGCAGCTGAAATCATTCATCGTCATTTAATAGCCGGCTCGCCTATGCCTAACCGTGGAGTCAAGGAAGCTGACTTTCAAGTTCTTCGAGAGACGGTAATGCCTGCAGTTTTGATCGAGTGTGAATTTATGACTAATCTCGAAGGGGCTAAGCTGTTACTGTCTACAGCTTACAGATCGGAATGCGCAGAAGAGCTAGCAAGAGGTATTTGCGAGCTGTATGACAGGCAGTTTATATCTGTAGTTGAGCCGGTTAAGATACCTATAAAAATCGAGGAGGTGAAATCGAAAATGAAACCAGAGGACGCAAATAAGATCATCTCTTTTTTGAGCGCTTCGTATGCGATTGCGCAAGATAAAGCGAGCAGAGACGAAAACCGACGATTGGCAAATGTGCTGCGGACTGCAAGCGGACAGCCTACACAATAA